The following nucleotide sequence is from Juglans microcarpa x Juglans regia isolate MS1-56 chromosome 6D, Jm3101_v1.0, whole genome shotgun sequence.
GTTTTCAGAATGGGTAATCTAATAATCACAGTTTACGTAATTACTTAATCTAATCATCACAAAGTTGAACTTGTCATTCAATACTTGTGCCCGTGATGAAGAACTGTCATTCAATACTTGGGCCCGTGATGAAGAACTTTAGATTCTCCTTTCACTATTGATTgctatttcaaaagaaatctggGATGGAAATGAAATCTTACTTTGGCACTCCTAGTGTCAACCTTTTAGAGCCACCATCATGTTAATTGCTGTGGCACGTGTAACGAAAACAGGACCGACCTTGGTGTGCCaagaaaaactagaaaaaagtgaaaatacaagatTGCTGAAATTAGCATTTTGGAACAATAAATGTTTGTAATCACGTGATCACAGGTGATCACAGGTCATAGCCTTCTAGGAAGGTAATGAACTATGGTAACTCTGGCTAAAATGTCTACAGTGTAACATTATACTAGTCGAGCGAATCATATGCTATAATAACTCAGATGCAATCTTTATCTCAAATACCTGTCTTCCGAGTAATTGTAGATTTTTCTGGACAGCAATTCTCCCACCAGCAACTTGCAAGTCAAGGTTGTTTGTGTTGTAGGATGCCCCCATGTACTTCAAAACTGCACCAACAACCTCTCTAGGAGAATCAACCATTGAAATCCTCCCTTCAAGTTCGGGCCGCCATAAATCTGCCCAGTCCTGCAATGGCAGTTTACCGACACTTAGTGtgctatataaaataatttgttaaattgaaaaaagtcTATGACCACGTGGATCAACATATGGCGTGGTGGCCATGCCCTGTCAACACATCCAACGAGCTAATATGAAACACGAAATAAAATGGGAGGGGGGTTGGCATGTAAACCCAAAGGAGGCCGCTACATGCAatgagaaaactcaactcatgaGTAACCTTGTTTCATATGCCTCCAATAAACATTTGAAGACCTAATAGCATTATCCATTATTATCAATCTCTTCACAAAAAAGTTTTACACAATGACCTAAAGATCAAGTTTTTCAATTCATTAAATATACTGACTAAAAGAAAAAGGGCACAACCAATGTACATGGGAACCATACAAGGCCCCtaactatttcttttaattttttaatgctGAGTTTAAGAATGTCcataaaatctaaaagacaACAAGAAACAGAGTTCAGATGAACCTATAACCAAGAAAATGACAATCATAAAGGCAATATTTATGCCATCCTAAATCAATGAAGTCCCAAAGCCTCTAAAGCTCCACCTTTTCTCTCATTCCAAAAGCTCCTCATATAAAACATAAGACAGCTCTTAATCCACTAGCTAGCTCCAAAACTCATAAGATTAAAACCTTAAACTTTCCCCCAATATTTGCCAATGATTCATCCAAGGAGTAGGTAGGGAAGTTCAAGATGTCAGTTTGGTAAGATATACTTGCCTCCCCCGTCAAAATCCACAAAGGAAAGCGCCCTCCACAACACCTGAAATCATCTTGCTAAAGGCttccattacaaaaacaaaatagtagTGGAGAGAGAGGGTCACCTGTCTTAAGCCCTAGGAGCTTTTAAAGAATCTCATGGGTGTGCCGttcaccaagatagagaaaCAAGCAGTTCAGACACAATGATTGATCCATGAACACCATTTCAAACCAAAGCCACATCGCTCGAGCATGTACAGAAAAAAGCTCCAATTGACATGGTtataagccttttccatgtctagtTTGCGCAAGTCCTAGTTCTCCCGACTTAATTCTACTATCCAAGCATTCGTTGGCAATAAGTGCCGAGTCAAGAATTTGCCTACCTCTAACAAAGGCATGTTGAGGCTTGGATATTAACTTCTCCACCACCAAGCTCAATCTATTAGCCAAAACCTTTGACACAATCTTGTACATCCCACTCACCAAGCTAATGGGTCGACGATAATCTTTTACCTCTACCGCATTGAGTTTtttgggaatgagagcaatTAAAGTTGCATTGAGGCTTTTTTTAAACCTttcattttcatgaaattcATGAAAGACACTCATAATGTCGTCTTTACTCACTTCGCAACAAGTTTGCAAAAAAGCCATAGAAAAGCCATCCAAACCTGGAGGCTGGAGCTTTGTCACCCACCATCCTTCTTACCACTTTCTGAATCTCCTTCTCTTCGAAGGGTCGCTCAAGCCATTCTACTTCTTGCAACTCAAGAACATCAAAGTTAAGTCCTTCTAATTTCGGTCTCCAAGAAAATTCTTTCGAAAGTAAATGTTCATAATACTTTACAATATGGTCCATGATCGGTGGTTGATTTGAAGTTGCCACCCCATCCACCAACAATGTCTTAGGGGCATTGTTCCTCCCTATGCGAATTTGCCACCTGGTGAAAAAACTTGGTGCACTTGTCCCCTTCAACCATAAggctcttgatttttgtctccaagatatTTCCTCCAATAAAGAAACCCTTTCGAGTTCCGCAAACACTTGGACTTTACGAGCTCTCTCCTCTTCAAATAGTTCCTTAACCTACTCCACGCCCTCTAATCCCTTGTTTTCTTCAACCAGAGTATGCTTTTGGCCTTCCATATTGCCAAATGCTTGTTCATTCCACGCCTTCAATTTTCTTGCCATGACATAACTTGGATTGCCACGAAATTGGTATGAAGACCACCAGTGTCGGACTCTCTCAATTAATCCCTCTGATTACAAGAAATTACACCGACCAATGAagtaaattattgaaaaaaaaatttcctaagCTATTCCATTGACCGCTCTCGATCTTcgaaacttctatcattcctttctctccaaatgcaccaccataaaCAAAATGGGACCATCTTTCATATTGCTACAATATAAGAGTTCTCCCAAAGGcttctccaagaagctaggagATCGATCACCCttctcggcatcacccaagGTAGTCCCACCCGAGTGAAGAAATCATTTCATAGGGTTGTGACAATCTCAAAATGAAGTATTAAATGATCAACAAACtccccactctttttgcacatgcaaTACCACTCCATGACAATGAATTGGTgcttccttaaattatcaaGTGTGAGTATCTTCCCCAAAGAAGTTGTCCATACAAAAGAGTGCCTTTAATggtgcctttgtcttccaaatacacttccagGGGAACGGATTTATTGTATGTGTTTGCATGACTTGATAGAAGGAGCGGACGGTGAACTTTCCTTTCTTGGAGTGACGCCAGAAAATCTTGTCACTACATAAGCAGCCATCCGTCCAGGAGAGAAGCAAGCTACCTTTCTTGTTGAAAATCTGGAATATGTGCCATTGGTATGGCATCAATTTCCCCTCTCATGCGAGTCAAGTATATGAGATTATAAAACTCCGATATTGTGTCGACTTCACAATCTTGTGCATTTCTAATGAAACCAACATTCCCTTGAGAAGCACCATTTGATGTAACCAGCAAGTCCGCAATTgaggcttctttcattcttgttgTGCCATAGATTCTGGATCTGTCGCCACTCCATATGccatgccaaaatttgattgaGTCCGTCACCCACTTCAAAGTAGATGTTTCTAAATTATATatcccatcctcttcttatgtgcTTCCAAAGCCCAACCCCATATGGCCCACTTACCTCATTTGAACACCAACCTCCACATGGCTTCACCGTACTTCGATTCTATGATATTTCCCCACAAGGTCCCCCGTTCTTGatgatatctccacaaccatttgcccAACAAGGCCTTGTTAAAAACCTGCAAATTCCTTGTACCAAGGCCTCCTTCTAGGATAGGGGAGCATACTGTGGCCCATTGTACCAAGTGAAACTTAAAATCATCATTCATCCTCCCCCAATAAGAAATCTCGCTGAATTTTCTCCATGCATTGAGCCACCTTGGTAGAAAGAGGGgaataatgatagaaaataagtcTGCAAGTTGGATAGGGTACTTTTAATCAAAGTGACCCTACCACCTTTGTATAGGTACATCTTTTTCCAATTAGCCAATTTCCGCTCCATTTTCTCTAGCACATCATCTCAAATTGATTTCAATTTGAATAGGGCACCCAAGgggaggccaagatatttcatcGGCAAATGAGATATCTTGCATCCCAAGATGGAAGCCATGTTCACCACATTAGAGACATCTCCCACCGGAACCACTTCTGATTTGGTCAAGCTCACCTTCAATCTCGAAGcagcttcaaagcaaagaaGAATAGCCCTCAAGGCTTGAATGTAATCATGTATGGCCCCACAATTTGagttttcatgaatttcttgtatcactaaactagcacgcTCAAgagatgctcttgtatatggcCCATATACTTCGGCTTACGCCTATTCTTATGATTAATAAAACTTTGTTTaccaataacaaaaaaaaaaagttgtcagTTTGGATCGGATTTGAGGTAAATCCAAAACTAAACCAACTTGATCGgctaaaaaaaattccaaatccaATTGCCAAACTAatcatgtttaaaaaatgaactAGAACAAATAGGAACTTCATTCGGTTTCTCTAAAGGGTTAGAGCTATGTCAAAACCTTGGTCTCCCCCCTGCTCAGTGGGGATATCATCAAATCAAACAGTGAATAAACCCTAGAGgaaaaaataacacaatcatAAAGACATGTAAGTAAAACTTATCTGGGATGTGCTACAAAAAGGATGaacttatgtttttttttttttataagtaaacagtagtataaataagaataggcaaagcccaagtatacaaggcggtatacaagagataaaacctatctagttgctaaaaaagaaagaagaaaatcatgtacatttaggccattaaaatctacagcaatAACCCAAAGAAGTAAGGTAcggaaaaacaaaattctaagatCCTCTATTGTCcactccttatcttcaaatgtcCGCTCATTACGCTCccgccatatacaccacataatacaaataggaaccattttccacacagctttgatttgtggagcacCACCCGGCAATACCCAGCTAGCCAATAACTCTACCACTGTAGCAGGCATTACCCAATTTAACCCTAATCGAATGAACACATCGCTTCACAGTGCTctagctgtctcacaatgtagcagaagatgatccactgtctcGCTAGcttttttgcacatacaacaccattcTGGAATAATTATCTGGCACTTCCGCAGATTATCAGTGGTCAGAATCTTACCCAGAGCCgctgtccaagtgaaaaatagTGCTTTTGGAGGTGCCTTATTCCTCCACAATCCTCTCCGAGGAAAATGCGTGTTTGGAAGCAAAGTAAGGGACTTATAGAAGGAACGAACCGAAAAAACACCCTTACCTGCTGAATTCCACCACAGTTTATCTTCTCTCAATCCAGACATTCTCGTAGAGTACACACGACTGAAAAACGCCTCAAAACTGTTTAGTTCCCAGTCTTGAGCTGCTCTACTAAAGGTGACATTCCAATGAAGTTGATCCCCTGAACGAACCATGAGATCCGTCACTGAAGCCTCTTGATCACATGCCAAACGAAAAACGGAAGGAAAGGCGTCCGTTAGAGCCTCctccccacaccaaatgtccctccaaaattttatacaagtgcccttccccaccaaaaatttaGTATGACAAGAAAACACCCCCCAACCACGTCGTATGTGCTTCCAAACCCCCACCCCATAGGACCCATTCCCCTCTCTAGTACaccaatcccccccccccccccccatcttaccatatttgcaatcaaccaCTAATTTCCATAGAGCTTCTGGTTCCAAGTTGTATCTCCAAAGTCATTTCCCAAGTAACGCCcgattaaaagttctcaaattcttTATCCCCAACCCACCTGAAGGAATTGGTCTGCACACCTTATCCCAACTGACTAGGTGAAACTTGAATTCATCTCCcatcccactccataagaaatcctGATAAAATTTTTCGATTCGCGCCGCCACACTAGCTAGAATtagaaataaagatagaaagtaagTTGGCAAGTTAGAGAGAGTACTTTGGATAAGAGTCACCCGTCctcctttcgacaaatacagTCTCTTCCACACAGCCAATCTttgttctattttctcaataactgtGTTTCAAATAGACAAAGCTCGTGAAGCAGCCCCCAATGGTAACCCCAAATATGTCATAGGGAGAGAAAGCGACCTTACTCCCAAGAGTATTAGCCAACTGCCAAGAGATGCTGACATTCCCAACGGGCACTACTCTGATTTATCAAAGTTAACTCTCAAACCTGACACTACTtcgaaacaaaaaagaagcgCCTTCAGTGCCCTAAGTTGGTCTTGCTCTGCATCACagaaaattaaagtgtcatctgcaaataataagTGGGAGACCAAGGTGAGACCCCTCCGTGGATCACCCACTGAAAAACCAGCCATAAAACCATGACTAACCACAGCCGATAACATCCTACTCAAAGCCTCCATGACGATAACGAAAAGCAAAGGGGACAAGGGATCACCCTGTCTTAAGCCTCGAGAGCTATTGAAAAAACCCTCTGGGTTACCATTGATCAAGACTGAAAATTTTGCCGTTGAGATGCACCATCAGATCCACATacaccacctctccccaaaaccacatctcttcAGTAAGTATAAGAGGAATTCccaatttacatgatcatatactttttccatatctaatttacaaataataccTGGAGTGCCAGACATTAATCTACTATCTAgacattcatttgcaattaatACCGAGTCCAGAATCTGACGATcccttacaaaagcattttgtggcTTTGAGATTACTTTATCAATTGCCACCCCTAACCTATTAGCTAGCACctttgagatgattttgtatATCCCATTAATGAGGCCCATTAGTCCTTCAACTCCACCGCTCCGGATTTCTTCggaatcaaagcaataaaagtagcattcaGGCTTTTCTTGAATTTTCCAGCCAAGAAAAGCTCCTGAAACACATTCATAATGTCATCCTTTACCACCTCCCAACATGTTTGGAAAAACCCCATCGTAAAGCTATCCGGACCTGGTGCTTTATCCTTTACCATCTTTCGAACCACATCCATTTCCTCCACCTCCTCAAAAGATCTTTCCAACCAGGATGCTGTCTGTGGTTCTATGGACTCAAAACCAAGTCCATCTAGCTTGGGCCTCCAGCCCTCATTTTCTGTAAAAAGGTGTTCATAGAAGTTCACCACATGTTCCTGGATCACAGGGGCCTCTGTGCAATCACTACCATTGATATTCAGCATCTCAATAGAGTTAGTTCTCCGATGAGAGTTAGCCACTTTATGGAAGAATTTGTGCTTcgatccccttccttcaaccaaagagctCTTGACTTCTGTCTCCAAGAGATCTCTTCTAAAGTTaaaaccctttccaactctGATGCCAGCGCTGTCTTACATGACACTTCCTCTGGGGTAAGAGCCCTATCCTTAATAATCTTTTCAAGATTCTGTAAATCCTCCGTTAGAGTTTTCTTTTGCTCCCTAATATTTCCAAACAATTGGAAattccaaagctttaaatcTTCCTTTAACGCTTTCAGTTTGCCTGCAAGTATATAAGAGGGGGTACCATAAAGCTAATAAGAAGACCATCAATTCCTTACCATATCCACGAAGCCATCGTTTTTAAACCACATATTTTCGAATTTGAAATAACAACAACCTCCTTGAATACCACCTCCATCTAATAATATGGAAAAATGATCCGAGCATATGCGCGGCAGTCGCTTCTGACATACCTCCGGATAATGGCTTTCCCATTCCGGCGATATTAAAAATCTATCCAGCCGGGACCAAGTTTGACTGTTAGACCATGTGAAAAGACCGCCAACTAGAGGGAGTTCCACAAGATTCAGGTAAAAAATGCATTCTGAGAATTCAGCCATGGCTGGATGTAACCGATTGCTTCCAAATCTTTCACTAGGGAACCTTACTACATTAAAATCTCCTCCTATGCAACAAGGAAGTTCCCCCCCGCTATAAATAACAGCCAGTTCATCCCACAAACGACTTCTAATATTGTCAACATTCGGTCCATAaacacctgcaaaagcccacaagaaattaTCCTCTACCAtcttaaaagagcaagccaCTGTAAATTCCCCTACAAACTCCTTCATCTTCTCCACGacccttttatcccacatcaccaaaataccGCCTGATGCCCCCTCCGAAGCTAGATAAGCCCAATCTGCATACGGGCAACCCCACACATTTCTCATGAGTTTTCTATTTACCAATTTCAGTTtggtttcttgtaaacatatgATATCCGCCTTCCAATCCcgaagaaaattttttatgcatAGACATTTTGTAGCCTCGTTCAACCTGCGAACGTTCCAAGACAcgatttttggcttcataaagACACAACGGACCCCTTCCCTTTGGACCTAACACGACTTGAGCTACCCTCATTCAGCGACCAATTAAGCCTATTAAGTTCCCTTTGCTTCTTAGAATCAGCTTTCTTGGACTGAGACTCTTTAAAAGTTAGAAACGTAGAAGTATAGAATATCTATTTGCGCAagactgtttttctttttatacccAACTCTTGATGCATTATGTGCAGCTGTGTCCAtatcatctctaaatttgatctcattaattaattaatttttgaatatcCCAGCAGAAGAGAAAAACACCAGAATGTGGATGCTAAATTTCAGTTTTATAGCAGATGTAaacaatttttcagattgtgTGGTACAAATCAAGGAGCAGTACGGGACAAGCAATATCCGGTCCACCATGTTGAACTACATTATCATGCAATCAAAAGACACTGTGGAGAAAAAGGGCCGAGTAGAAAAGAAAGTTAAGAGAATCGGTTACATGACATAGGGAGCAATTCAGAGTGAATAAATACTATTAAAAGTTGGTAGCAATCAGAGCTAAGATGACTTCATAATTATGGATGCTCTTGGACTTAGTAATTCTCACTGCCATTACATTTTTGGGCTTTGATCAAAAGATGTAAATATAAACGAATCTCTTGAAAAGATACCTCTATAGGAGCCAATTTATGCTTCTGAAATTTACTTTTCTTGTATGCTATCACCATGCAACCCCATCGGTATGGTGCAGCCCATATTGTACCCTCAGAATCTATTTCCCCGGCAGAGTTCCTGCGTAGATATACCTGAGATTCTTTTAAAGAAAGTACAATGGCCAGAAAGAACTGAACAGTAGtattaactataaaaaattatagttacaGTGCAAGTCAATCCAAGATACCTCCAAATAACAAGTGCATACAAGTGAAAGGAATAATTAGCACATCTAGATTGAAATATACacatataatttatcaaattttactGCTGATTTTACACTGAGTATAAGGGCtggtttggatgttaagatgagatgttatctcaacatccaaacatcactcaaacacaaaaacttttcaatttcaaatcttcaactttttcatctaatcattacataatcattacaactctaccaaacttccaaacaaaacacaaaaaacaattcaactttttcaaatctcaaaacaaaaataatattaaaaaattatattataacaatatttaaactttataatatttttattcaattttttctctccttcccaaaactccataaaacatcttaattcaaatcatttcactattattcacaaaccatttcactactattcacagatttttcatctcatcttaacatccagaCGAGACCTTAGGTATTGCACCATATTCTAAAATAATGTCTTACATAATGAAATGTTTTTGGTACATACATAATGAAACATATGTGGCATGCATAAAACGGTTCTGTAGCATATTAGCATGCGAGAATATATTAGGTATTGTacctattgatttttttttttttataagtaataatattatatatatatatatatatcaataagagTAACCAAATACActggacatatacaagaaaaacacctagcccatacaagaaagcccataatgacccaaaagcccatgaaaacctacccaaaatacaccaaacccgAATTGGAAAACTATCATTACACCTCCCCGACACCATCAAACCTATTGATTTTTCAAGTTCAATGAACCAATTATCAAGATCTCAAGCGAATTAATAAATGTCTTGAGAAAGTCCTTCATTTGAGAATCATTATAAATAGCATATCAGTGTGGTGGAATAAATATTAGGCATCGTacctattattttttcattaaaaactaTGCCGGTGCAAAAGGGGAAACTCCGACTTAAGAATGGTCTGTTAAGTTGTTATTGTGTGGAGTCTTTGATCTTCAAGTTTTCATTGGAGGCATGGGCTTCTGTTTTGGACATCATtgggagaagttgaggggtggTAAGGTCGGAGTCAACGGGCAGAGTTAATGTCGGATGGCTGACGGCAGCAGTGGAAGTGGTGCTACAGGCAGAGAGAGCCGGGGTTCGTGAAATCCTCCTGTGTAAAAAACAGAGCATATATTTCCCAGAGGTGATTGATGCTCACGGCTGTTATTAGCAATTGTGGATTATGGGGGACGGTTCGAAGAGGTTTCATCATCATTCTGAGAGGTTTTGAGGGAAAGGGATGGGAAGAAATTTGCAGTCCAGTTTCGCAAGGCTGAAGAGCCATTTCTCTCATTTTACAGTTATGGACCAAAAAGGTTAATTCCTGTCTTCCTCAAGAGGTAGCTCAGTGACTGAAAAGCATCATTTGGAGGCATGACGAATTTCTGGACCAAGAAAGGCTGTCTTAAGACATATGCAGTAGCTATATCCTTGTTCACATCAGGGAGAGAAACAGAGATTTCCTTCCAGTGAGTAgtaaaaattacttaaaatggGGAAGGATGCAAGCCTAGGACATGGGTGAAAGATTCCTTTTCCTGTTACATTTACcataatggaaagaaaaaaccatCCACACATCTCAAACCACACTACATATGGGAGAATTTTGCTTTTACTTTTTGCCAGATAAATATAACTCAAGTACCCATACTCTTTGGACACATCTCCTTCcttgtttatctttttctttttaccccgcgcgggggggtgggggggggggggggggggggcggccATTCCCCAACTACTTTGAACAATTTATCATCCCATTATCATCAATACACCTTTTAACTAACATTTTCAAGCTAATGAACAATTTCGGTAGGAGTGCTGTAAAAATCTTAAGATCCGAGTTTAGATCATcaccaatattttctttttgatcagtacacaaaattttatcaataataagGATAGGCAATAACCCgagtacacaggacatatacaagagcatcacctATGCTTGATGATTTAGTGATACAAGAGATTCATGTTAGTTCATACGTCTAAAATCTATAACAAAAGTCCAGTAGAATAAAGGGTAGAACACTAACGATAAGGGTGCTCCTAAAATCACTAACGGTGTAGAATAAGTTTGAGGCAGAGAAAACGTTGGGGAGAGAAGCACGAGAGATTAATTTATTCTTACCTTCCATTTGTCACTTAAGCCTTTAAACCATTCCTGGTCTTCCACCCCTTGTATGGGCTCAATTATACCCTTATTAATGGCAAAATTGAGCCAGGAGTCACCAACACTAACAACATCAGCTGCCAAAGTAGAGGATGGCGAGATATAACCTTTCCGAGAGGTCATACATAGATCAGAAAATATGCCCTCAAGATTTGCATTGTACTTTAAGCGAAGCTTTAATCTCTTTCCTTGTGATTGAATGAAGTCCTACGTCagtataaatacataaattttaacaaattgttcaatattcGGCGACAAAAACTCACTCTCCACCAatgaaaaagataaacaagagaactataaaaaaataccttAGCCCAGGAAGGAGGTAGAGAGCCACGTAGAGCAACAATTGTGAGAGGGACAGTGAGAGCATAAGTTTTAGACTTCCAAGCTTCGAATGCCGTTCTCAATTCAGACTGATCTGTATACATACTATTCTGTACTTTATAGTATACGAAAAGAAAGAGActttagttaaaaaatataaaaatgcaaCGGGTGTGGATGGTAACCTTGAATTTCCTCTTGCAGCGGAGTTGCGGCAAGAGCAGGCAAGGGGAGCTGGGGGCGTCGAGCCCAACCGAAGCCGAAGAAACCAAGGAAGACTATTACGGCGGAGACGGAGAATCGAAGCAACAGATTGGGATTGGGAGCCTCCGTCTCTTCTGCTTCCCCAAATGATACAAAAGTTATACAGAGATTGTGGGTACGATGACTGAGAGATAGAGTGAGAGCGGTGGAAATGTTGTTGCGGGGATTTGTGGGGCTAGGGTGGACACtggggttagggtttgagaagGGGTTACGGGAACGTTGAGACCAAAAGGGCCGTGACTTCAGGGAGAGGTGGGTGAATGAATGCGTGTGTGAGGGCAGCAAAACCGCCATTGAGAAGTCGGAGACGAGGAAGGACGGCAGTCatggaaatatatatttcaaattttaattatatatggaaaACGATTAGtcataactattttataatttttgcgcatttttatcataaatattattttttttcaattcaaaccaatagttaaacatattttaaataaattcaaaaaagaa
It contains:
- the LOC121268853 gene encoding spermidine-binding periplasmic protein SpuE, which codes for MAVLLPSHTHSFTHLSLKSRPFWSQRSRNPFSNPNPSVHPSPTNPRNNISTALTLSLSHRTHNLCITFVSFGEAEETEAPNPNLLLRFSVSAVIVFLGFFGFGWARRPQLPLPALAATPLQEEIQDQSELRTAFEAWKSKTYALTVPLTIVALRGSLPPSWAKDFIQSQGKRLKLRLKYNANLEGIFSDLCMTSRKGYISPSSTLAADVVSVGDSWLNFAINKGIIEPIQGVEDQEWFKGLSDKWKVYLRRNSAGEIDSEGTIWAAPYRWGCMVIAYKKSKFQKHKLAPIEDWADLWRPELEGRISMVDSPREVVGAVLKYMGASYNTNNLDLQVAGGRIAVQKNLQLLGRQVRLFDSVNYLKAFGVGDVWVAVGWSTDVIPLAKRSSNVAVIVPKSGASLWADLWAIPASSRIDSNRIGGRVRGASPLIHQWIEFCLQAARALPFKQEVIPGASPAALESTQIEMPTELTKGKPRLDTNLIAGVPPTEILARCEFLEPLSDSTLSDYRWLISSMQKSGHGFIHRMQDRISMMIQNFWLKRTCINKQPKQ